Proteins from a single region of Chloroherpeton thalassium ATCC 35110:
- a CDS encoding lamin tail domain-containing protein — translation MTAQSSDSRKIIVSEAMYSQSSNSTNDEFIELYNPSETESVDFTGWRLAGTQSSPLALADTGNGLCVLAPKSYAVVLPANYFSEPHFRLYESLIPAGATVLKAEKSLSLDNSGDRIIFLNAAGDSVLDITYFPDAEKGYSLEKIDLTAGDDRGNFVQSWKLNGSPGAKNSVPSKAFDLSVSAPSTRAVPPDEQAAISCTVTNAGAKPFGAESVVRLFLDKNQNGEAEANEQISEKPLFFNLEPEAFWETVFFHTPSSATERLIFAVANAEDENSANDSAKTALSVGTARNAVIINEILYAPVQNSTDFIQDQPDFVELYNRSSAAVDLRGWSLSDAADEHGEFDTYFFAEDDAQNTILSPGQYAVVSPDKAENLDSSRLALFFPFVKSLSQAKIFYVTNRATFSYNNDGDEVRLKDELGFTIDSLRYDESWHHPFFNSTAGKSLERLNPDMPSTAKSNWSTCTDRLYGATPGKANSIFTAGATSQKESGLAISPNPFSPNADGHDDFTVIGYTLPSAVNRIRVKIFDVRGRLINTLENSLPVASKGEIIWDGSDKNGKRARMGIYIVLLEALSATNAAVKSYKATVVLAMPLN, via the coding sequence TTGACAGCCCAAAGTTCCGATTCAAGAAAAATCATCGTAAGTGAGGCTATGTATAGCCAGTCGTCGAATTCCACAAACGACGAATTCATTGAGCTTTACAATCCAAGCGAAACCGAGTCCGTTGATTTTACCGGCTGGCGGTTGGCCGGCACACAAAGCTCGCCGCTTGCGCTGGCCGACACGGGAAATGGCCTGTGCGTTTTAGCGCCGAAATCCTACGCCGTCGTGCTGCCTGCAAACTATTTTTCCGAACCGCACTTCCGGCTTTATGAATCGCTGATTCCTGCTGGCGCAACCGTTTTGAAAGCCGAAAAAAGTTTGAGCTTAGACAATAGCGGCGACCGAATTATTTTCCTGAATGCCGCTGGCGACAGCGTTCTCGACATAACCTATTTTCCCGACGCAGAAAAAGGCTATTCGCTTGAAAAAATTGATCTTACGGCTGGTGACGATCGCGGGAATTTTGTGCAAAGCTGGAAACTCAATGGCTCGCCTGGCGCAAAGAATTCTGTTCCATCTAAAGCTTTTGACCTGTCCGTTTCCGCACCATCGACCCGCGCTGTGCCGCCCGACGAGCAAGCCGCGATTTCTTGCACGGTCACGAATGCCGGAGCAAAACCGTTCGGCGCGGAAAGTGTGGTTCGGCTATTTTTGGATAAAAATCAAAACGGAGAGGCTGAAGCAAACGAGCAGATTTCGGAAAAACCGCTGTTTTTTAATTTGGAGCCGGAAGCATTTTGGGAGACCGTTTTTTTCCACACGCCAAGTTCGGCAACCGAGCGGCTAATTTTTGCCGTCGCGAACGCAGAGGACGAAAATTCCGCGAACGATTCCGCCAAAACCGCGCTCAGTGTTGGCACGGCGCGAAACGCTGTTATCATTAACGAGATTCTTTACGCGCCGGTGCAAAACAGCACGGACTTCATTCAAGACCAACCGGACTTTGTGGAGCTTTATAACCGAAGTAGCGCCGCCGTCGATTTGCGCGGCTGGTCGCTCTCGGACGCAGCCGATGAACACGGCGAATTTGACACCTACTTTTTCGCGGAAGACGACGCGCAAAACACGATTCTCAGTCCCGGCCAGTACGCCGTCGTTTCGCCCGACAAGGCGGAAAATCTTGACAGCTCGCGGCTCGCGTTGTTCTTCCCTTTCGTAAAATCGCTTTCTCAGGCAAAAATCTTTTATGTTACCAACCGCGCAACCTTTTCCTACAACAACGACGGCGACGAAGTTAGGCTCAAAGACGAGCTCGGCTTTACGATCGATTCGCTTCGTTACGACGAATCTTGGCATCATCCGTTTTTCAATTCAACCGCCGGCAAATCGCTGGAACGGCTGAATCCCGATATGCCATCAACAGCAAAAAGCAATTGGTCGACTTGCACGGACAGGCTTTACGGCGCAACACCGGGCAAAGCCAATTCGATTTTCACCGCCGGAGCAACCAGCCAAAAAGAATCCGGCCTCGCGATTTCCCCGAACCCGTTTTCTCCCAACGCCGACGGCCACGACGATTTCACCGTCATCGGCTACACGCTGCCCAGTGCCGTGAATCGAATTCGCGTCAAAATTTTTGACGTACGCGGGCGCTTAATCAACACATTGGAAAATAGTTTGCCCGTAGCGAGCAAAGGCGAGATTATTTGGGACGGTTCGGATAAAAACGGCAAACGCGCAAGAATGGGAATTTACATCGTCCTGCTCGAAGCCCTGAGCGCGACAAACGCCGCAGTGAAAAGCTACAAAGCGACGGTGGTTTTAGCCATGCCGCTGAATTAA
- a CDS encoding GAF domain-containing protein has protein sequence MVEEKEDISLQSKTDLYKSLTRELFVLLKGDNDLIANTANFVALIFHNVPDIHWAGIYFYKSGKLILGPFQGKPACPKLEVGRGLTGIAAERMKTTMLENVHEIPGQISFNAAETNSQISVPLIKEGHLIGVLDISSELLSRFDAEDKAGLENLCEVFLALLK, from the coding sequence ATGGTTGAAGAAAAAGAAGACATATCGTTGCAATCCAAGACCGATTTATATAAATCTCTCACCCGAGAACTTTTCGTCCTTTTAAAAGGAGATAACGACCTAATTGCCAACACCGCAAATTTCGTGGCGTTGATTTTTCATAATGTCCCAGATATTCATTGGGCGGGCATCTATTTTTACAAAAGCGGCAAGCTGATTTTAGGGCCGTTTCAAGGCAAGCCGGCCTGCCCGAAATTGGAAGTTGGCAGAGGGCTAACCGGTATAGCCGCCGAACGCATGAAAACAACCATGCTGGAAAATGTTCACGAAATACCTGGGCAAATTTCATTTAACGCGGCAGAAACAAATTCACAAATTTCCGTGCCGCTTATCAAAGAAGGCCACCTTATCGGCGTTCTCGACATTAGCAGCGAGCTGCTTTCCCGATTCGATGCCGAAGATAAAGCTGGACTGGAAAACCTTTGCGAAGTCTTTTTAGCCCTGCTTAAGTAA
- a CDS encoding peroxiredoxin, with the protein MVTVGQKFPDFKLEACVSLEHGKEFKHISLEEYLKTGKWLLIFFWPKDFTFVCPTEIKSFNDAYGEFRDRDTELLGASTDTAFVHLAWRTHHADLKELKFPMLADAGKKLSGELGILTTEDQVALRATYIIDPEGMVRWVNINDLNVGRNIEETLRVLDALQTDELCPCNWKKGEDVLHV; encoded by the coding sequence ATGGTAACCGTAGGACAAAAATTCCCGGACTTCAAACTCGAAGCTTGTGTTTCCCTTGAGCATGGCAAAGAATTCAAACACATCTCTCTTGAAGAGTATCTTAAAACCGGCAAGTGGTTGCTCATTTTCTTTTGGCCAAAAGATTTCACATTTGTTTGCCCAACGGAAATCAAATCCTTTAATGATGCTTATGGCGAATTTCGCGACCGCGACACCGAACTGCTCGGCGCAAGCACCGACACGGCATTCGTCCACCTGGCTTGGCGCACACACCATGCTGACTTGAAAGAGTTGAAGTTCCCAATGCTTGCCGACGCAGGAAAGAAACTTTCCGGGGAATTGGGCATTTTAACCACTGAGGATCAAGTTGCTCTTCGCGCCACCTACATTATCGATCCTGAAGGCATGGTTCGCTGGGTGAATATCAACGACCTCAATGTGGGCAGAAACATTGAAGAAACCTTGCGCGTTTTGGATGCCTTGCAAACCGACGAGCTTTGCCCATGCAATTGGAAAAAAGGCGAAGATGTCTTGCATGTTTAA
- a CDS encoding carboxymuconolactone decarboxylase family protein — protein sequence MEETRKDLLADLKIEDALYPSLEALVKGEHKYIRDLRINLKNALQSESLGGKKNAYLIALAVAVNEKNRVLAEAFTELAKTEGATQSEIAEIHAIASLLASLNVFYRFRHFSSNKSYEDMPAGIKMTIMARPGLGKQFFELVALAVSAVNGCETCVNNHEKSVRQEGASEQTIFDAIRLASIVKGLTISFQS from the coding sequence ATGGAAGAGACTCGCAAAGATTTGCTTGCCGATTTAAAAATAGAGGATGCGCTCTACCCTTCGCTTGAAGCGCTTGTTAAAGGAGAGCACAAATACATTCGGGATTTAAGAATCAATTTGAAAAATGCGCTCCAAAGCGAGAGCCTTGGTGGGAAAAAGAATGCGTACCTCATCGCACTGGCCGTTGCGGTAAATGAGAAAAACAGAGTGCTTGCTGAGGCCTTTACCGAGCTGGCCAAAACGGAAGGCGCTACACAAAGTGAAATTGCGGAAATTCATGCGATTGCTTCCCTGCTCGCCTCGCTCAATGTCTTTTATCGCTTTCGGCACTTTAGCAGCAACAAGTCTTACGAAGACATGCCCGCCGGAATCAAAATGACCATCATGGCCAGGCCAGGGCTTGGCAAACAGTTTTTTGAATTGGTGGCGCTCGCCGTCAGCGCGGTGAACGGATGCGAAACATGTGTCAATAATCATGAAAAGTCTGTTCGGCAAGAAGGCGCGTCTGAGCAAACAATTTTTGATGCGATTCGCTTGGCGTCTATCGTGAAAGGGCTAACGATTTCTTTCCAATCGTGA
- the recJ gene encoding single-stranded-DNA-specific exonuclease RecJ, translating into MKKFNWTLYRPEAASVKALSESINVSAPIATALLGRGVSNFQEAKAFFRPNLDMLHSPFLMKDMKKASGRVLQAVRNGEKILIYGDYDVDGTTGTAMLVLFLKKLGANVAYYVNDRHSEGYGISSSGIAKAKDEQTDLVISVDCGISAVEPVRFCNEHGIDFIICDHHEPSDLPDAYAILNPKLPDSGYPYRELCGCGVAFKLIQAVASLVEIAPAEVYAYLDYVALAIAADIVNLTGENRVMMAEGLKTIQCRPRQCLAVMSKVCGLDLSNVSSSQIVFSIAPRINAAGRLNHARQAIEWMIAEDEHEAVALAEELEFVNRERREIDTETFKEAEQLAEVYALNYASSIVLYKDSWHVGVIGIVASRILEKYYRPTLILTAADGVLKGSARSVQGVNVYEALQACEEFLLQFGGHEHAAGLTLAPSNLESFRKAFDRAVEEQFTIEMRVPEIKVDAEVVLEQITPNFFKVLSQFAPFGPKNPRPVFLTRNVKLCSLPQLLKEKHLKFSICDALGRRFDVVGFNMPEYFKPLQTPDRRISLVYSLTENVWNRRTSIQIRLRDLSFED; encoded by the coding sequence ATGAAGAAATTTAACTGGACGCTCTATCGTCCCGAAGCCGCGTCCGTCAAGGCGCTTTCGGAATCTATCAATGTCAGTGCGCCGATTGCGACAGCCTTACTCGGGCGTGGTGTGAGCAATTTTCAGGAAGCCAAAGCATTTTTTCGCCCGAATCTCGATATGTTGCATTCGCCCTTTTTGATGAAGGACATGAAAAAGGCTTCGGGGCGCGTCTTGCAGGCTGTTCGCAACGGCGAGAAGATTTTGATCTATGGCGATTACGACGTCGACGGCACAACCGGAACGGCCATGCTGGTTTTGTTTCTGAAAAAATTGGGCGCAAACGTGGCTTACTACGTCAACGACCGTCACAGCGAAGGCTACGGGATTTCCTCGTCCGGCATTGCAAAAGCGAAGGACGAGCAAACCGACCTGGTTATTTCTGTTGACTGCGGCATTTCCGCCGTTGAGCCGGTTCGCTTTTGCAACGAGCACGGTATTGATTTTATCATCTGCGACCATCACGAGCCGAGCGATTTGCCGGACGCGTATGCGATTTTAAATCCGAAATTGCCGGACTCGGGCTATCCATATCGGGAGCTTTGCGGTTGCGGGGTGGCCTTCAAGCTGATTCAAGCTGTTGCGTCGCTTGTGGAAATTGCGCCGGCGGAAGTCTATGCCTACCTTGATTATGTGGCGCTCGCCATCGCGGCGGACATTGTGAATCTGACGGGCGAAAATCGCGTGATGATGGCCGAAGGGTTGAAAACGATTCAATGCCGCCCGCGCCAATGCCTTGCGGTGATGTCGAAAGTTTGTGGATTAGACCTATCAAATGTATCGAGTTCGCAAATTGTTTTTAGCATTGCGCCACGAATCAATGCGGCGGGCAGGTTGAACCACGCGCGGCAGGCTATCGAATGGATGATCGCCGAAGACGAACATGAAGCGGTGGCGTTGGCTGAGGAACTGGAATTTGTCAATCGAGAACGACGCGAAATCGATACGGAGACCTTCAAGGAAGCCGAGCAACTTGCGGAAGTTTATGCGCTGAATTACGCTTCGTCCATCGTGCTCTATAAGGACTCGTGGCATGTGGGCGTAATTGGCATTGTCGCCTCGCGCATTTTGGAAAAATATTATCGCCCAACGCTGATTTTGACCGCTGCGGACGGTGTGTTGAAAGGCTCGGCGCGCAGCGTGCAAGGCGTGAATGTCTATGAGGCGCTGCAAGCTTGTGAAGAATTTCTCCTGCAATTCGGCGGACATGAACACGCCGCAGGCCTTACGCTTGCGCCATCCAATTTGGAATCGTTTCGAAAAGCGTTTGATAGGGCGGTCGAGGAGCAATTTACCATCGAGATGCGTGTGCCGGAAATCAAAGTCGATGCGGAAGTTGTGCTCGAGCAAATCACACCGAACTTCTTTAAGGTTTTAAGCCAGTTTGCGCCGTTCGGCCCAAAAAATCCGCGCCCGGTGTTCCTGACTCGCAATGTGAAACTTTGCAGTCTGCCGCAACTTTTGAAGGAAAAGCATTTGAAATTTTCAATCTGCGACGCGCTCGGGCGTCGGTTTGATGTGGTTGGCTTCAACATGCCGGAGTATTTCAAGCCGTTGCAAACGCCCGATAGGCGCATCAGCCTTGTGTATTCGCTAACCGAAAATGTCTGGAATAGGCGAACTTCGATTCAAATTCGTCTGCGGGATTTGAGCTTTGAGGATTAG
- the fbp gene encoding class 1 fructose-bisphosphatase, translating to MGDLITIERHVLESQKDHPGATGEFTKLLYDVAFAAKLVYRHVVRAGLVDILGSAGSTNVQGEEVKKLDLFANEQFTKAIGHHGRFAVMASEENEDIILPPLDKYGKYVLLFDPLDGSSNIDANVSVGTIFSIFKRKSDAGGPGTLEDCLQKGAEQVASGYVIYGSSVMLVYTTGQGVHGFTLDPSIGEFLLSHENIKTPKRGKIYSMNEGYYRYFDDGIKKYIKYLQQEDKASKRPYSARYIGSCVADFHRNLLYGGIFIYPRTAKSPKGKLRLMYEANPLAFICEQAGGRASNGRERILDIKPTELHQRTPLFIGSEEDVKIAEEFEQGLRDIEHDEALCPKSLTSE from the coding sequence ATGGGTGATTTAATCACAATTGAACGTCATGTTTTAGAGTCGCAGAAAGATCATCCGGGCGCAACCGGCGAATTTACCAAGCTGCTTTATGATGTGGCCTTTGCCGCCAAGTTGGTGTATCGCCACGTGGTCAGAGCCGGATTGGTTGATATTTTAGGCTCTGCCGGCTCAACCAACGTGCAAGGCGAGGAAGTTAAAAAACTTGACCTGTTTGCCAATGAACAATTCACAAAAGCAATTGGGCATCATGGGCGTTTTGCGGTCATGGCTTCCGAAGAAAACGAAGATATCATTCTCCCGCCGCTTGATAAATATGGAAAATATGTCTTGCTTTTTGACCCACTCGATGGTTCATCCAACATCGATGCCAACGTAAGCGTGGGCACAATTTTCTCGATTTTCAAACGTAAATCCGACGCAGGCGGTCCTGGCACGCTTGAAGACTGCTTGCAAAAAGGCGCTGAGCAAGTCGCATCGGGCTATGTCATCTACGGTTCGTCCGTCATGCTTGTCTACACTACTGGACAAGGCGTTCACGGCTTCACCCTCGACCCGTCCATCGGCGAATTCCTGCTTTCACACGAAAATATCAAAACGCCGAAGCGCGGCAAGATTTACTCCATGAACGAAGGCTATTATCGCTACTTCGACGACGGCATTAAAAAGTACATTAAATATTTGCAACAGGAAGATAAAGCTAGCAAACGACCCTACTCCGCCAGATATATTGGCTCTTGCGTAGCAGACTTTCACCGGAACTTGCTTTACGGCGGTATTTTCATCTATCCGCGCACGGCAAAAAGCCCGAAAGGCAAATTGCGCCTCATGTATGAAGCCAACCCGCTTGCGTTCATTTGCGAACAAGCCGGCGGCAGAGCCAGCAATGGACGCGAGAGAATTTTGGACATCAAACCGACGGAACTTCACCAGCGAACCCCGCTTTTCATCGGCAGCGAAGAGGATGTGAAAATTGCGGAAGAATTTGAACAAGGCTTGCGCGACATCGAACACGACGAGGCGCTTTGCCCAAAATCGCTTACCTCTGAATAA
- a CDS encoding DMT family transporter, translating into MNWIILIIAGLFEVGFATSLEKARQTHGIESWLWWSGFLVSIFFSMTLLYKASETLPIGTAYAIWTGIGAVGTVLIGMIFFKEPTDFWRLFFIATLISSIVGLKIVSHE; encoded by the coding sequence ATGAACTGGATCATTTTGATTATCGCCGGGCTCTTTGAGGTTGGTTTTGCCACCAGCCTGGAAAAAGCGCGGCAAACTCATGGAATAGAATCTTGGCTTTGGTGGTCGGGATTTTTGGTAAGCATTTTTTTTAGCATGACGCTGCTCTATAAAGCCAGCGAAACCTTGCCCATTGGAACGGCCTATGCGATTTGGACAGGCATCGGCGCGGTGGGAACGGTTCTCATCGGGATGATATTTTTCAAAGAGCCGACAGACTTTTGGCGATTGTTTTTCATCGCCACGCTGATTTCATCTATTGTCGGGTTGAAAATTGTGTCGCACGAATGA
- the sucC gene encoding ADP-forming succinate--CoA ligase subunit beta, whose translation MNIHEYQGKEILRGFGVTVPKGIVAFSAEEAKKAAETLLTEQGGGVVVVKAQIHAGGRGKAGGVKLVRSADEAFEVATQMIGTTLVTHQTGPEGKEVRRLLVEEGMNIEKELYLGITLDRATSCNVLMVSTEGGMEIEKVAEETPEKLLKIQIHPTLGLQPNQAREAAFFLGLEGEQFKNAVKFISALYNAYMKADCSLAEINPLVVTKEGRVIALDAKINFDDNALFRHKDYIDLRDTSEEDPLEVEASKSNLNYVRLDGNVGCMVNGAGLAMGTMDMIQLAGGKPANFLDVGGGANPQTVQEGFRIILTDPNVKAILVNIFGGIVRCDRVAGGVIEAAKNIDIHVPVIVRLEGTNADIAQKMLDESGLNLVSAKGLSDAAKKVNEALAAA comes from the coding sequence ATGAACATACACGAATATCAAGGAAAAGAAATTTTGCGTGGCTTTGGCGTCACGGTTCCGAAGGGAATTGTGGCGTTTTCGGCAGAGGAGGCCAAGAAAGCAGCCGAAACGCTTTTGACGGAGCAAGGCGGCGGTGTGGTTGTGGTGAAAGCGCAAATTCACGCAGGCGGTCGCGGAAAAGCTGGCGGCGTAAAGCTCGTGCGCTCTGCCGATGAAGCGTTTGAAGTTGCGACACAAATGATCGGCACAACACTTGTTACGCACCAAACCGGCCCGGAAGGAAAAGAAGTTCGCCGGCTTTTGGTTGAAGAAGGTATGAACATCGAGAAAGAACTTTATCTCGGCATCACGCTTGACCGCGCCACAAGCTGCAATGTGCTCATGGTTTCGACCGAAGGCGGCATGGAAATTGAAAAAGTAGCCGAAGAAACACCGGAAAAATTGCTCAAAATTCAAATTCACCCGACTTTGGGTTTGCAGCCAAACCAAGCACGCGAGGCCGCGTTTTTTCTTGGTCTTGAAGGCGAGCAGTTCAAAAATGCGGTGAAGTTTATTTCTGCGCTCTACAATGCGTACATGAAAGCCGATTGTTCGCTGGCTGAAATCAATCCATTGGTTGTGACGAAGGAAGGCCGTGTTATTGCGCTTGATGCGAAAATCAATTTTGATGACAATGCCCTCTTCCGCCACAAGGATTACATTGATTTGAGAGACACGAGCGAGGAAGATCCGCTGGAAGTCGAAGCGTCAAAATCGAATTTGAACTATGTTCGCTTGGACGGAAACGTCGGCTGCATGGTCAATGGCGCAGGTTTGGCGATGGGAACAATGGACATGATTCAGCTTGCGGGCGGAAAACCGGCGAACTTCTTGGATGTCGGCGGTGGCGCCAATCCACAAACCGTTCAAGAAGGCTTCCGCATTATTTTGACCGACCCGAACGTGAAGGCCATTTTGGTCAATATCTTCGGCGGCATCGTTCGCTGCGACCGTGTGGCGGGCGGCGTGATTGAAGCGGCGAAAAACATCGACATTCATGTGCCGGTGATTGTCCGCTTGGAAGGTACAAACGCCGACATCGCGCAAAAAATGTTGGATGAGTCCGGCTTGAACCTGGTTTCGGCAAAAGGCTTGAGCGACGCTGCGAAAAAAGTCAACGAAGCGCTTGCGGCTGCCTAA
- a CDS encoding carboxy terminal-processing peptidase, translating into MMYKKNFFLSFALLCLVSLSPVYPAIAQSSAQPDTTSGDIEPSAGYSRAEQIISFILEKLHYREFSFNDSLSSEIFERYLKTLDYNKTYFLESDVRAFATHRLALDDDLRAGRLDAAYEIFNVYKDRVRQRIKWAQARIDERFDFTLDERYEYKREDMKWAATETELNEVWRKLLKNQALELKLSGKQPSEIAKILKDRLANQQRRIEQYNVEDVFRLFMNSVTASIDPHTNYFSPMDSDNFKINMSLSFEGIGARLQSENEYTMVYEIIPGGPAFKAKQLAKGDKIIGVGQGENGEIQDVIGWRLDDVVKLIRGPKGTIVKLQIIPAVGGPDAPSKVIKILRGKVKLEEQAAKKRVLSLNHNGKNYKIGVIDIPAFYLDFEAYHNGDPNYKSTSRDVERLISELKQEKVDGIIIDLRNNGGGSLEEAIKVTGLFIPYGPVVQVRRSDGAVDVNSDDDPDVAYDGPLGVLINRYSASASEIFAGAIQDYKRGLIIGEQSYGKGTVQNLLDLNSYIRFGDQRFGQIKLTIAKFYRITGASTQRKGVIPDLQMPSPIDPEDAGEDTEPSALPWDVIQAADYKLSQKINGQVVSKLIKTHNERLKTEPQLKAYIEEIEKIKENEDKNYVSLKESTRKKERDEIEQIRKKIKDLMSKSPENASDKKPDSQSEDAEETVQASEEEDILLNESGEILADFIRFQR; encoded by the coding sequence ATGATGTACAAAAAAAATTTTTTTCTCTCTTTTGCGCTTCTCTGCTTAGTTTCACTTTCTCCTGTTTATCCAGCTATTGCTCAAAGCAGCGCGCAGCCGGATACCACATCGGGAGATATAGAACCCTCCGCTGGCTATTCTCGCGCTGAGCAGATTATTTCTTTTATTTTAGAAAAACTTCACTACCGCGAGTTTAGCTTCAACGATTCGCTGTCTTCCGAAATCTTCGAGCGCTACCTCAAGACACTGGATTATAATAAAACCTACTTTCTTGAATCTGATGTCCGCGCGTTTGCCACGCATCGCCTGGCACTTGACGACGATTTGCGCGCCGGCAGATTGGATGCGGCTTATGAAATCTTTAATGTTTATAAAGACCGCGTTCGCCAGCGCATCAAATGGGCACAAGCTCGCATCGATGAACGGTTTGACTTTACCCTGGATGAGCGCTATGAGTACAAACGCGAAGACATGAAATGGGCGGCAACCGAAACCGAACTCAACGAGGTTTGGCGAAAACTTCTAAAAAATCAAGCGCTGGAACTCAAGCTTTCTGGCAAACAGCCTTCCGAGATTGCCAAAATCCTGAAAGATCGTTTAGCAAATCAGCAGCGCAGAATTGAACAATATAATGTTGAAGATGTATTTCGGCTGTTTATGAATTCTGTAACGGCGTCCATCGATCCGCACACAAACTACTTTTCCCCGATGGACTCCGATAATTTCAAAATCAACATGAGCCTTTCGTTTGAGGGAATTGGCGCAAGGTTGCAATCGGAAAATGAATACACGATGGTTTATGAAATTATCCCTGGCGGCCCGGCTTTCAAGGCGAAACAATTAGCCAAAGGAGACAAAATCATCGGTGTTGGCCAAGGCGAAAACGGTGAGATTCAAGATGTGATTGGCTGGCGCCTGGACGATGTGGTTAAGCTGATTCGTGGCCCGAAAGGCACCATTGTAAAGTTGCAAATTATTCCAGCCGTTGGCGGCCCGGATGCACCGAGCAAAGTCATTAAAATTCTTCGCGGCAAGGTTAAGCTCGAAGAACAAGCCGCCAAAAAGCGTGTACTTTCCCTCAATCACAATGGGAAAAATTATAAAATTGGCGTCATCGACATTCCCGCGTTTTACCTTGATTTTGAAGCTTACCATAATGGCGACCCGAACTACAAAAGCACCAGCCGCGATGTCGAGCGCCTTATCAGCGAGTTGAAACAGGAAAAAGTGGATGGCATCATCATCGACTTGAGAAACAACGGTGGTGGTTCGCTCGAGGAAGCCATTAAAGTAACTGGCCTGTTTATTCCATACGGGCCGGTTGTGCAAGTTCGGCGTTCAGATGGTGCAGTCGACGTGAATTCGGACGACGACCCCGATGTTGCTTATGATGGACCGCTCGGCGTGCTGATTAATCGTTATAGCGCCTCGGCGTCGGAGATTTTCGCCGGTGCAATTCAAGACTACAAGCGCGGCCTCATTATCGGTGAACAAAGCTACGGGAAAGGCACCGTTCAAAACCTGCTCGACTTGAACAGCTACATCCGATTTGGCGACCAACGCTTCGGACAAATCAAATTGACTATCGCGAAATTTTATAGAATCACTGGCGCGAGCACGCAGCGCAAAGGCGTCATACCCGACCTGCAAATGCCGTCTCCGATTGATCCCGAAGATGCCGGCGAAGACACCGAGCCCAGCGCCTTGCCTTGGGATGTCATCCAAGCTGCAGACTACAAGCTTTCGCAGAAAATCAATGGGCAAGTGGTCTCAAAGCTCATTAAAACCCACAACGAGCGCCTGAAAACCGAACCGCAATTGAAAGCCTATATTGAGGAAATTGAAAAGATTAAGGAAAATGAGGATAAGAATTATGTTTCGCTGAAAGAAAGCACACGCAAAAAGGAGCGCGACGAAATAGAACAAATTAGAAAGAAAATTAAGGATTTGATGAGCAAGTCCCCGGAAAACGCCTCTGATAAAAAACCCGACTCGCAAAGTGAGGATGCCGAAGAAACCGTGCAAGCTTCTGAGGAAGAAGACATTTTGCTGAACGAATCTGGCGAAATTTTAGCGGATTTTATTCGCTTCCAGCGATAA